A region from the Nocardia terpenica genome encodes:
- a CDS encoding aminotransferase class IV, which produces MDELLRFDPDTADLVPVPALDGPDVMDSWLCADGFVRRLDLHEQRFAASVPQRHRIGADTLAEFLSRVRAMLPTEGSWFPRIECSPLGDLGVRIRRAPELSATVRLWTATVPDPRLEPRIKGPDQGRLAEMRRIATYFGADEAVLLDAHGCVREGAFSAIGWWRGSALCFPDPQGPILPSVTRRLVEAVAGVRGVAVEYERVRPADIAGLPVWVLSALHGIREAVSWSDSPAPASTGGMRDDWQRALDRFALRIDGAMPHPGEIQHA; this is translated from the coding sequence GTGGATGAGCTGCTGCGCTTCGACCCCGACACCGCCGATCTGGTGCCGGTCCCCGCGCTCGACGGCCCGGACGTGATGGATTCGTGGCTGTGCGCCGACGGTTTCGTGCGCCGGTTGGACCTGCACGAGCAGCGCTTCGCCGCGTCGGTGCCGCAGCGCCACCGCATCGGCGCGGACACCCTTGCGGAGTTCCTGTCCCGGGTGCGCGCCATGCTGCCGACCGAGGGCAGCTGGTTCCCGCGCATCGAGTGCTCGCCGCTGGGCGATCTCGGCGTGCGCATCCGGCGCGCGCCGGAGTTGTCGGCCACGGTGCGGCTGTGGACGGCGACGGTGCCCGATCCGCGCCTCGAACCGCGGATCAAGGGCCCGGACCAGGGTCGGCTGGCCGAAATGCGGCGCATCGCGACCTATTTCGGCGCGGACGAGGCGGTGCTGCTGGACGCGCACGGCTGTGTGCGCGAGGGCGCGTTCAGCGCGATCGGGTGGTGGCGCGGCTCGGCGCTGTGCTTCCCGGACCCGCAAGGGCCTATTCTGCCGAGCGTAACCAGGCGGCTCGTCGAGGCCGTCGCCGGGGTACGCGGGGTCGCAGTCGAATACGAGCGGGTTCGTCCGGCGGATATCGCCGGGCTGCCGGTGTGGGTCCTCAGCGCGCTGCACGGGATCCGGGAGGCCGTCAGCTGGTCGGACAGCCCCGCTCCGGCATCGACGGGTGGCATGCGCGACGACTGGCAGCGCGCCCTCGACCGGTTCGCCCTCCGTATCGACGGCGCGATGCCACACCCAGGGGAGATTCAACATGCGTGA
- a CDS encoding acyl carrier protein, whose translation MQLTDTDRADIKDLVCDILELDPEEVTETSHFVDDHGADSLLAIEILSSLEKKYRVKIDQAKLARMGTMAGIFEVLDESDRVGAA comes from the coding sequence ATGCAGCTGACCGACACCGATCGCGCCGACATCAAGGATCTCGTCTGCGACATCCTCGAGCTCGATCCCGAAGAGGTCACCGAGACAAGCCATTTCGTCGACGACCACGGCGCCGATTCGCTGCTGGCGATCGAGATCCTGTCGTCGCTGGAGAAGAAGTACCGGGTGAAGATCGACCAGGCCAAGCTGGCCCGCATGGGCACCATGGCCGGGATCTTCGAGGTGCTCGACGAATCCGATCGGGTGGGGGCCGCCTGA
- the fabD gene encoding ACP S-malonyltransferase, with product MSMSDAGTAVAELPPGDTDSVDRFDVVVFPGQGSQKVGMGADLFDRYPDLVAQADEALGYSVRTLCLEDPDGRLDRTEFTQPALYVVNALHYAAHREQAPEPRIVLGHSLGEYNALHAAGVFDFATGLRLVAARAAAMGAIEGGGMAAVVGLAEDTLAYVLGAARLTGIDIANLNTPQQIVVSGPVDELAAATRPLLDAGAKMVRPLRVSGPFHSRYMAPARAALAEPFAATEFRAPRLRVVANATARPYAADTVATLLAMQIDHPVRWGQSCYPLLAAPGAQLTEMYANTLTRMFAQMRRHFAALGLPDPAATTES from the coding sequence ATGAGTATGTCCGACGCCGGAACCGCCGTCGCCGAATTGCCGCCCGGGGACACCGATTCCGTGGATCGGTTCGATGTCGTGGTGTTCCCCGGGCAGGGGAGCCAGAAGGTCGGCATGGGCGCGGACCTGTTCGACCGGTACCCGGATCTGGTCGCGCAGGCCGACGAGGCGCTCGGCTACAGCGTGCGCACGCTGTGCCTGGAGGATCCGGACGGTCGGCTCGACCGGACCGAATTCACCCAGCCCGCACTGTATGTCGTCAACGCGCTGCACTACGCCGCCCACCGGGAGCAGGCCCCCGAGCCGCGAATCGTGCTGGGGCACAGCCTCGGTGAGTACAACGCGCTGCACGCCGCGGGCGTGTTCGACTTCGCGACCGGGCTGCGGCTGGTGGCGGCCCGCGCGGCCGCGATGGGCGCGATAGAGGGCGGCGGCATGGCGGCCGTGGTCGGGCTGGCCGAGGACACCCTCGCCTATGTGCTCGGCGCGGCCCGGCTGACCGGCATCGACATCGCCAATCTCAATACGCCGCAACAGATCGTGGTATCCGGACCGGTCGACGAGCTGGCCGCGGCGACGCGACCGCTGCTGGACGCGGGCGCGAAAATGGTGCGCCCGCTGCGGGTCAGCGGTCCCTTCCACTCCCGCTACATGGCGCCCGCGCGTGCCGCGCTGGCGGAACCGTTCGCCGCCACCGAGTTTCGCGCGCCGCGGCTGCGGGTCGTCGCCAACGCCACCGCCCGCCCCTACGCGGCCGACACCGTGGCGACCCTGCTGGCCATGCAGATCGACCACCCGGTGCGCTGGGGCCAGTCCTGCTATCCGCTGCTGGCGGCGCCGGGCGCGCAGCTGACCGAGATGTACGCCAACACGCTGACGCGCATGTTCGCGCAGATGCGGCGGCACTTCGCCGCGCTGGGGCTGCCCGATCCGGCGGCCACGACCGAAAGTTGA
- a CDS encoding MaoC/PaaZ C-terminal domain-containing protein, with protein MSARISYDEVSVGQQIAEEVVTLRRVDLLRYCGACSDFTGTHWNERIAKSVGLPNVISHGTLNIAVATRIVSDWLGDPAAVLGYDVTRFSHPVVVPDDDEGGHMIVRAVVEDKADDRRAVIRLTAKTPDGKQVMGGARVSVQLA; from the coding sequence ATGAGCGCTAGGATTTCCTACGACGAGGTGAGCGTCGGACAGCAGATCGCCGAGGAGGTCGTCACGCTGCGGCGCGTCGATCTGCTGCGCTACTGCGGCGCCTGCTCGGATTTCACCGGCACGCACTGGAACGAGCGCATCGCCAAAAGCGTCGGCCTGCCGAACGTCATCTCGCACGGCACCCTCAATATCGCCGTCGCCACCCGGATCGTCAGCGACTGGCTGGGCGATCCGGCGGCCGTGCTCGGCTACGACGTGACCCGCTTCTCGCATCCGGTCGTGGTGCCCGACGACGACGAGGGCGGTCACATGATCGTGCGGGCGGTCGTGGAGGACAAGGCGGACGACCGCCGCGCGGTCATCCGGCTCACCGCCAAGACGCCCGACGGCAAACAGGTCATGGGCGGCGCCCGCGTCAGCGTGCAGCTGGCCTGA
- a CDS encoding AurF N-oxygenase family protein, with protein MSVESRPPVTPPDLPVHDPDVPIESAIIARLSRNWGRRASVKRPEPDLAEFFEPDRPDFPEAMIPFRDHPAYRRLPETTRQRLRAWGWIAFNKNVIDIEQHVVNPGFQALAEDAFGTGLGDMFTVAATQAMVDEQYHTLMHFNASVATRAGRGWALSERDLPLCLKVRSHARALDEVSAARDRALVGLGYMTVAEISINALLELVAGDDTVQPINKTTADLHSRDEYCHSSVAAELATIVFHDLSATDRTTLLGAMARAMEAFAATDFTTWATILNRERVPDAERIIADVRADGNRKRVLQDFRGLRKLTTAWDVVDEVPFDWSTTISN; from the coding sequence GTGAGTGTCGAGAGCCGGCCGCCTGTCACACCGCCCGACCTGCCCGTCCACGATCCCGACGTCCCGATCGAGAGCGCGATCATCGCGCGGCTGTCCCGTAATTGGGGGCGGCGCGCCTCGGTGAAACGCCCCGAACCCGATCTGGCGGAATTCTTCGAACCCGATCGGCCCGATTTTCCCGAGGCCATGATCCCGTTCCGCGACCACCCGGCATATCGGCGATTGCCGGAAACCACCCGGCAGCGCCTGCGGGCGTGGGGCTGGATCGCGTTCAACAAGAACGTGATCGATATCGAACAGCACGTCGTGAATCCCGGATTCCAGGCCCTCGCCGAGGACGCCTTCGGCACCGGGCTGGGCGATATGTTCACCGTCGCCGCCACCCAGGCCATGGTCGACGAGCAATATCACACGCTCATGCATTTCAATGCCAGCGTCGCCACCCGCGCCGGGCGCGGCTGGGCGCTGTCGGAACGCGATCTGCCGCTGTGCCTGAAGGTCCGCTCGCACGCCCGCGCCCTGGACGAGGTCTCCGCGGCCCGGGATCGGGCGCTGGTCGGCCTGGGCTACATGACCGTCGCCGAGATCTCCATCAACGCCCTGCTGGAGCTGGTGGCGGGCGACGACACCGTGCAGCCGATCAACAAGACGACCGCCGACCTGCACAGCCGGGACGAATACTGCCACTCCTCGGTGGCGGCCGAACTGGCCACGATCGTCTTCCACGACCTGTCCGCGACGGACCGGACGACGCTGCTGGGCGCCATGGCCCGGGCCATGGAAGCCTTCGCGGCAACCGATTTCACCACCTGGGCCACGATCCTGAATCGGGAGCGGGTCCCCGACGCCGAACGCATCATCGCCGACGTGCGGGCCGACGGAAACCGGAAACGGGTGCTGCAGGACTTCCGCGGACTGCGCAAGCTCACCACCGCGTGGGACGTCGTCGACGAGGTGCCGTTCGACTGGTCCACCACGATATCGAATTAG
- a CDS encoding aldehyde dehydrogenase family protein, producing the protein MVPVLDALGSRGAYTPIRRAQIRDVRGDLRAELGLVPDLFVKRTMADVGRHPARPVAERDKMLAAAGDLFLHGTLGGLTPADYQELVAAVSGLPIGVVRASADVIAEAARRAVDTAYAALPSRARAHWTEMEDARAVWIRRGRSLAVNAAGNHPGVHSLWLEALALGYGVAVRPSRREPFTPHRLVRALWEAGFGGSEIALLPGGQEIVGSLLAAADLGLVYGGDDVVRRYRDDPRVLPQGPGRAKILLTGEATDDDIRFAADSIAYQGGTACVNATAVYVEGDHLAVARRLAEHLSDLPALPPEDPAAVLPCWPSGEGRRVADFVRSQAGAATPVLSAEDMVVALDDGSVVLRPTVYACDRGDAPQARLELPYPCAWVLPWTPGDAAALTDSLVVSAVTGDDDLVTALVDDPTIRNVYVGRVPTYRVEFGVPHDGFLGEFLMRSKAVARQPVSLHP; encoded by the coding sequence ATGGTCCCCGTGCTCGACGCCCTGGGCAGTCGAGGCGCCTACACTCCGATCCGGCGTGCGCAGATCCGCGATGTCCGCGGCGATCTGCGGGCCGAACTCGGCTTGGTGCCAGACCTTTTCGTGAAGCGGACAATGGCCGACGTCGGTCGGCACCCGGCCCGGCCGGTGGCGGAACGGGACAAGATGCTCGCCGCCGCCGGGGACCTGTTCCTGCACGGCACCCTCGGCGGGCTGACCCCCGCCGACTACCAGGAACTGGTGGCCGCGGTGTCCGGGCTGCCGATCGGCGTGGTGCGCGCGTCCGCCGACGTCATCGCCGAGGCCGCGCGCCGCGCCGTCGACACCGCGTACGCGGCGCTGCCGAGCCGGGCGCGGGCGCACTGGACCGAGATGGAAGACGCTCGCGCCGTGTGGATTCGGCGCGGCCGCTCGCTGGCGGTGAACGCCGCGGGCAACCATCCCGGCGTGCACTCGCTGTGGCTGGAGGCGCTCGCCCTCGGCTACGGGGTCGCGGTGCGGCCGTCGCGGCGCGAGCCGTTCACCCCGCACCGGCTGGTCCGCGCGCTGTGGGAGGCCGGTTTCGGCGGCAGCGAGATCGCGCTGCTGCCGGGCGGGCAGGAGATCGTCGGCTCGCTGCTGGCCGCCGCCGACCTCGGCCTGGTGTACGGCGGCGACGACGTGGTCCGCCGCTACCGCGACGATCCGCGGGTGCTGCCGCAGGGACCGGGCCGGGCCAAGATCCTGCTGACCGGCGAGGCCACCGACGACGATATCCGCTTCGCCGCGGATTCGATTGCCTACCAGGGCGGTACGGCGTGCGTGAACGCCACCGCCGTCTACGTCGAAGGCGACCACCTCGCGGTGGCGCGGCGGCTCGCCGAGCACCTGAGCGACCTGCCCGCGCTGCCGCCCGAGGACCCGGCCGCCGTGCTGCCCTGCTGGCCCTCCGGCGAGGGTCGCAGGGTCGCCGATTTCGTCCGATCCCAGGCCGGTGCCGCGACGCCGGTGCTGTCGGCCGAGGACATGGTGGTGGCGCTCGACGACGGCAGCGTGGTGCTGCGGCCCACCGTCTACGCCTGCGACCGCGGCGACGCCCCGCAGGCCCGGCTGGAGCTGCCCTACCCCTGCGCGTGGGTGCTGCCGTGGACGCCCGGCGACGCGGCGGCCCTCACCGACAGCCTCGTCGTCAGCGCCGTCACCGGCGACGACGACCTCGTCACCGCACTGGTCGACGACCCCACCATCCGCAATGTCTACGTCGGCCGGGTGCCGACCTATCGCGTGGAATTCGGTGTACCCCACGACGGATTCCTCGGCGAGTTTCTGATGCGCTCCAAAGCGGTTGCACGGCAACCGGTTTCGCTACACCCGTGA
- a CDS encoding beta-ketoacyl synthase N-terminal-like domain-containing protein — translation MPTTRLTHWSALSPYGPTSAHFHTGVTAAATAAGAVPDFEIRTALGRSGTRSMDRVTALAVAAIGDLIAQPGATGLVDSRTAIVLGTTAGSVASTMRFTRDSLTEDRPYLVDPARFPNTVMNCAAGRSAIWHKLRGPNATVAGGRAAGLMAVNYARRLLATGRADTVVVGAAEELSSERSRIDPHTDGSTGAPLSEGAGVFLMHRAEDTDATTGLELIGPVYTRMVPEADAGAVAIEEATRALTRADLDPASVQSIAVTGPLDLGDRALEVFPDAGAVLRPEDRIGDTGAAASIFALALLAQRHDTPVPGMLRSNAPAPGVPRSSTSVPGMLLAGIALVFAYDEHNLVTAVVRVRGGFR, via the coding sequence ATGCCCACCACCCGTCTCACCCACTGGTCGGCGCTGTCGCCGTACGGACCGACCAGCGCACACTTCCACACCGGCGTCACCGCCGCCGCGACGGCGGCGGGCGCGGTGCCCGACTTCGAGATCCGCACGGCCCTGGGCAGATCCGGCACCCGCAGCATGGACCGCGTCACGGCGCTGGCCGTCGCGGCCATCGGCGATCTCATCGCCCAGCCCGGCGCCACCGGCCTGGTCGACTCGCGGACCGCGATCGTGCTCGGCACCACCGCGGGCAGCGTGGCCAGCACCATGCGGTTCACCCGGGACTCGCTCACCGAGGACCGGCCGTATCTGGTCGATCCTGCGCGCTTCCCGAACACCGTGATGAACTGCGCGGCAGGCCGATCCGCGATCTGGCACAAACTCCGGGGCCCGAACGCGACGGTGGCCGGTGGCCGCGCCGCCGGTCTGATGGCGGTCAACTACGCGCGCCGACTGCTCGCCACCGGCCGCGCGGACACCGTGGTCGTCGGTGCGGCGGAGGAACTGTCGAGCGAGCGCTCCCGCATCGATCCGCACACCGACGGGTCGACCGGTGCGCCACTATCGGAGGGCGCGGGGGTGTTCCTCATGCATCGCGCCGAAGACACCGACGCCACAACCGGTCTGGAACTGATCGGACCGGTGTACACCCGAATGGTCCCCGAGGCCGACGCCGGTGCCGTGGCCATCGAAGAGGCCACCCGCGCCCTGACCCGAGCCGACCTCGACCCAGCGTCCGTACAGTCGATCGCGGTCACCGGCCCACTGGACCTCGGCGACCGGGCCCTAGAGGTCTTCCCGGACGCCGGTGCCGTCCTGCGCCCGGAGGACAGAATCGGCGACACCGGCGCCGCCGCAAGCATTTTCGCCTTGGCGCTGCTGGCGCAGCGCCACGACACACCAGTTCCCGGCATGCTTCGCTCCAACGCTCCAGCTCCTGGCGTGCCTCGTTCCAGCACTTCAGTTCCCGGCATGCTTTTGGCCGGGATCGCCCTCGTATTCGCCTACGATGAGCACAATCTCGTCACCGCCGTGGTGCGTGTGCGCGGCGGGTTCCGATGA
- a CDS encoding beta-ketoacyl-[acyl-carrier-protein] synthase family protein — protein MNVPERPRRVAITGIGPISSIGAGPAAFLRGLRSGACGARPITAFDTTGFEHDIGCEVVDFDPAEAVTRISPKDYGRSSLFAAAAARMAVRDSGLPSDALRNERVVIAVGTTDGESRDLDDLVRGDVAQGADGDGAFDPVLARRIPAARLSTAVAAELDLVSVEAVTLTTACAAGNYAIGYGYDAVRLGETDFALCGGADSVCQKTFAGFYRLGTVAPDLCRPFDANRQGILTGEGAGVVLLESWDAAVARGAHIYAEVLGFGLNCDGDHPVAPNEERIAECMRLALADAGLAPEAVDLISAHGTGTIANDRTESRAIRSVYGAEPPRTISIKSMIGHTMGAASALGSIACALAIDNGFIPPTINHVETDPECGLDCVPNHAVDHDLTVVQNNGLAFGGNNAVLIFGKPVAATA, from the coding sequence ATGAACGTGCCGGAACGCCCCCGCCGGGTGGCGATCACCGGCATCGGGCCGATCAGCAGCATCGGGGCGGGTCCGGCGGCGTTCCTGCGGGGGCTGCGGTCCGGGGCCTGCGGGGCGCGGCCCATCACCGCCTTCGACACCACCGGGTTCGAGCACGATATCGGTTGCGAGGTGGTCGATTTCGATCCGGCCGAGGCGGTGACCCGGATCTCGCCGAAGGATTACGGCCGGTCCAGCCTGTTCGCCGCCGCGGCGGCCCGAATGGCGGTGCGCGACAGCGGATTACCGTCCGACGCGCTGCGGAACGAGCGGGTGGTGATCGCCGTGGGCACCACCGACGGCGAATCCCGCGATCTCGACGATCTGGTCCGCGGCGACGTCGCGCAGGGCGCCGACGGGGACGGCGCGTTCGATCCCGTACTGGCGCGCCGGATTCCGGCGGCGCGGCTGTCGACGGCGGTCGCGGCCGAACTGGATCTGGTGTCGGTGGAGGCGGTCACCCTGACCACGGCCTGCGCCGCGGGCAACTACGCGATCGGCTACGGCTACGACGCGGTGCGCCTCGGCGAGACGGACTTCGCGCTGTGTGGCGGCGCGGATTCGGTGTGCCAGAAGACCTTCGCCGGGTTCTACCGGCTGGGGACGGTCGCGCCGGATCTGTGCCGCCCGTTCGATGCGAACCGGCAGGGCATTCTGACCGGCGAGGGCGCGGGCGTGGTGCTGCTGGAGTCGTGGGACGCGGCCGTCGCCCGCGGCGCGCACATCTACGCCGAGGTGCTGGGCTTCGGCCTCAACTGCGACGGCGATCATCCGGTGGCGCCCAACGAGGAACGCATCGCCGAATGCATGCGGCTGGCCCTGGCCGACGCCGGGCTCGCGCCCGAAGCGGTGGACCTGATCTCCGCGCACGGCACCGGCACCATCGCCAACGACCGCACTGAATCCCGGGCCATCCGTTCGGTATACGGGGCCGAGCCGCCGCGCACCATCTCCATCAAGTCGATGATCGGGCACACCATGGGCGCCGCCAGCGCGCTCGGCTCCATCGCGTGCGCGCTGGCCATCGACAACGGCTTCATCCCACCGACGATCAACCATGTCGAGACCGATCCCGAATGCGGGCTGGACTGCGTGCCCAATCACGCCGTCGACCACGACCTGACCGTGGTGCAGAACAACGGGCTCGCCTTCGGCGGCAACAACGCCGTGCTGATCTTCGGAAAACCCGTGGCCGCCACGGCATGA
- the pabB gene encoding aminodeoxychorismate synthase component I, whose amino-acid sequence MRTLLIDNHDSYTYNLYQLIAVTSGVAPVVVYNDDPHWYDLDLGEFDAAVISPGPGNPEHAEDFGHSATILRRHELPVLGVCLGHQGIGSFFGGRVDPAPRARHGHISVVRHCGEDLFEGIPNPFRVVRYHSLHVPEPLPPDLLTLATAEDGVVMGLRHRVLPRWGVQFHPESVSTEHGRELIANFLRLARESAAESIEIRERRELPPGTNSPGPQARWRVIDAEVDAAAVAREVFDRHERMFWLDSARVVEGMGRFSFLGAQLGAAGETLSYRIDDGFVRVHTDTGSHTEPGSIFDALDRRLRVPVIGADALPFDLTGGYVGYFGYELKSECGMNRDHRAETPDALWIRADHLVVIDHEQHRTYVVAIGTSADAVADLRWLEDTTRLLRTRPAADPEGDDGSSSRTVDFAEVEKYARPRAEYLAALDRIEQRLLAGDSYEVCMTNVLRLPATYEDAESDLDAYIRLRTVNPAPYAAFLRADGITVFCSSPERFLRITRDGVVESKPIKGTAPRGATPAEDENLRAALQSDPKTQAENLMIVDLLRNDLGRVCRIGSVSVPKYMSTETYATVHQLVSTVRGELAEGVGALDCVRACFPGGSMTGAPKLRTTDIIGELETEARGVYSGTLGYLGCNGTADLNIVIRTAVRCGDSVLIGAGGAIVLDSDPTAEYEEMLLKAAALVRVFAAAETALAGGGRRG is encoded by the coding sequence ATGCGCACGCTCTTGATCGATAATCATGATTCCTATACCTACAATCTGTATCAGCTCATCGCGGTGACCTCCGGGGTCGCTCCCGTGGTCGTCTACAACGACGATCCGCACTGGTACGACCTGGATCTCGGCGAATTCGACGCCGCGGTCATCTCGCCCGGCCCCGGAAATCCGGAGCACGCCGAGGATTTCGGGCACAGCGCCACGATTCTGCGGCGGCACGAGCTGCCGGTGCTCGGGGTGTGCCTCGGGCACCAGGGCATCGGGTCGTTCTTCGGCGGCCGGGTCGATCCCGCGCCGCGCGCCCGGCACGGGCACATCAGCGTCGTCCGGCACTGCGGGGAGGACCTGTTCGAGGGCATTCCCAACCCGTTCCGGGTGGTGCGGTACCACTCGCTGCACGTGCCCGAGCCGCTGCCGCCGGACCTGCTGACCCTGGCCACCGCCGAGGATGGGGTGGTGATGGGGCTGCGGCACCGGGTGCTGCCGCGCTGGGGCGTGCAGTTCCATCCGGAGTCGGTGTCCACCGAGCACGGGCGCGAGCTCATCGCCAACTTCCTGCGGCTGGCGCGCGAATCGGCCGCGGAGTCCATCGAGATCCGGGAGCGGCGCGAGCTGCCGCCCGGCACGAATTCCCCGGGGCCGCAGGCACGCTGGCGGGTGATCGACGCCGAGGTGGACGCGGCCGCGGTGGCCCGCGAGGTCTTCGACCGGCACGAGCGCATGTTCTGGCTGGACAGCGCGCGGGTGGTCGAGGGCATGGGCCGGTTCTCGTTCCTGGGCGCGCAGCTCGGCGCGGCGGGGGAGACCCTCAGCTACCGCATCGACGACGGCTTCGTGCGGGTGCACACCGACACCGGATCCCACACCGAGCCGGGGTCGATCTTCGACGCGCTCGACCGCCGACTACGCGTCCCGGTCATCGGCGCGGACGCGCTGCCCTTCGATCTGACCGGCGGCTACGTCGGCTATTTCGGTTACGAGTTGAAATCCGAGTGCGGCATGAACCGCGACCACCGCGCCGAGACGCCGGACGCGCTGTGGATCCGGGCGGATCACCTGGTGGTCATCGATCACGAGCAGCACCGCACCTACGTCGTCGCGATCGGCACCTCCGCCGACGCCGTGGCCGACCTGCGCTGGCTGGAGGACACCACCCGCCTGCTGCGCACCCGCCCCGCCGCCGACCCGGAGGGCGACGACGGGTCGAGTTCGCGCACGGTCGATTTCGCGGAGGTGGAGAAGTACGCGCGGCCGCGGGCGGAGTATCTCGCCGCCCTCGACCGGATCGAGCAGCGGCTGCTGGCGGGCGACAGCTACGAGGTGTGCATGACCAATGTGCTGCGCCTGCCCGCCACCTACGAGGACGCCGAGAGCGACCTGGACGCCTACATCCGATTGCGCACCGTGAACCCCGCCCCGTACGCGGCGTTCCTGCGCGCCGACGGGATCACGGTGTTCTGTTCCTCGCCGGAACGATTCCTGCGCATCACCCGCGACGGGGTGGTGGAGAGCAAGCCCATCAAGGGCACCGCGCCGCGCGGCGCGACGCCCGCCGAGGACGAAAACCTGCGCGCCGCATTGCAATCCGACCCGAAGACACAGGCCGAGAACCTGATGATCGTCGACCTGCTGCGCAACGACCTGGGCCGGGTGTGCCGGATCGGTTCGGTGTCGGTGCCCAAGTACATGAGCACCGAGACCTACGCGACCGTGCATCAGCTGGTGTCCACCGTGCGCGGTGAACTGGCCGAGGGCGTCGGCGCGCTGGACTGCGTGCGCGCCTGCTTCCCGGGCGGCTCCATGACCGGCGCGCCGAAGCTGCGCACCACCGACATCATCGGCGAACTGGAAACCGAAGCGCGCGGGGTGTATTCGGGCACGCTCGGCTACCTCGGCTGCAACGGCACCGCGGACCTGAACATCGTGATCCGCACCGCCGTGCGCTGCGGCGACAGCGTGCTGATCGGCGCGGGCGGCGCCATCGTGCTCGACTCCGATCCGACCGCCGAATACGAGGAGATGCTGCTCAAGGCGGCCGCCCTGGTGCGGGTGTTCGCCGCCGCCGAGACCGCGCTGGCGGGTGGCGGTCGCCGTGGATGA
- a CDS encoding FAS1-like dehydratase domain-containing protein produces MAVFNRDFIGRTFGPVGPYEVSREKIRDYALATCDPNPIYLDRAAAEAAGHPDVIAPPSFPVMLFFRFGGWPLYDPEFGKKRLPICVHRAQSVRTLRPIHPGDLLLMTTEITDIREVGPHDQFDMTHTIIDTDTNGVAVVTNSILSRHVPGLVDAA; encoded by the coding sequence ATGGCAGTTTTCAATCGAGATTTCATCGGCCGCACGTTCGGCCCGGTCGGACCCTACGAGGTGAGCCGGGAGAAGATCCGCGACTACGCGCTGGCCACCTGCGACCCGAATCCGATCTATCTCGACCGCGCCGCCGCCGAGGCCGCGGGCCACCCGGATGTGATTGCGCCACCGAGCTTTCCGGTGATGCTGTTCTTCCGCTTCGGCGGCTGGCCGCTCTACGACCCGGAATTCGGGAAGAAGAGGTTGCCGATCTGCGTGCACCGGGCGCAGTCGGTGCGCACCCTGCGTCCGATCCATCCCGGCGATCTGCTGCTGATGACCACCGAGATCACCGACATCCGGGAGGTGGGGCCGCACGATCAGTTCGACATGACGCACACCATCATCGACACCGATACCAACGGTGTCGCGGTGGTGACCAATTCGATCCTGTCCCGGCACGTCCCCGGATTGGTGGATGCGGCATGA